The sequence below is a genomic window from Paracoccus sp. MA.
GCTTTGGGCGCCCGCGCCCCCGCCCGGCACGCCTTCGGTGCCCTGACCATCACCGAGAATGCCGGCCTGGCACTGGCCTCGCTGGCGCTGCGCCGGGATGCCGCGCAGCCCGCGCCGCTGGGCCTGGCGCTGCCGGGGCCGGGCGCCTGGCAGGTGGGGCAGGGTGTCGCCGCCTTCTGGACCGGCCCCGGCCAATGGATGATCGAGGCCGAGGAGCGCGCCGCCGAGGATTTCGCCGCCGCGCTGGCGGCCGAGGCGCCGGGCTGCTCGGTCACCGAACAGACCGACGGCTGGACCGCGTTCGAGATCGCCTCGGATCGCGGCGCGGCCCCGATCCGGGCGCTGCTGGAAAAGCTGGTGAACATCGACGCTGCGGCCTTCGGGCCGGGCTCGGCCACGCGCACCGGCCTGCATCACATGAGCGTCTTCCTGATCCGCCGGGCCGAGGATCGGCTGGCGGTGATCGGCATGCGGTCCCTGGCCGGCGCGCTCTGGCATGCGCTCGGGGAAACCGCCGGGCGCCTGAAGGGAGAAAGGACATGAACATGGCTGCAAGGAATGGCGGCGCGATCATCGACGGCAAGGCTTTTGCGGCCGGGGTTCGGGCGCGGGTTGCCGGGCATGTGGGGCGGCTGCAGGCCGCGCACGGGGTGGTTCCGGGCCTGGCGGTGGTGCTGGTGGGCGAGGATCCGGCCAGCCAGGTCTATGTCAGGAACAAGGGCATCCAGACCCGCGAGGCCGGCATGGCGAGCTTCGAGCACAAGCTGCCGGCCGAGACCGCGCAGGAGGATCTGCTGGCGCTGATCGAACGGCTGAATGCCGATCCGGCGGTGCACGGCATCCTGGTGCAGCTGCCGCTGCCCGCGCATATGGACGCCGATGCGGTGATCAACGCCATCGATCCCGCGAAGGACGTGGACGGGTTCCACATCTCGAATGTCGGGCTGCTGGGGACCGGGCAGAAGAGCATGGTGCCCTGCACGCCCCTGGGCTGCCTGATGCTGCTCCGCGACCGGCTGGGCGATCTTTCCGGGCTGAACGCGGTGGTGGTGGGGCGCTCGAACATCGTCGGCAAGCCGATGGCGCAGCTGCTGCTGGGCGACAGCTGCACGGTGACCATCGCGCATTCGCGCACGAAGGACCTGGCCGGCCTGTGCCGGACGGCCGACATCCTGGTCGCGGCGGTGGGCCGGCCGCGGATGATCCGCGGCGACTGGATCAGGCCGGGGGCGACGGTGATCGACGTGGGCATCAACCGCATCGCGGAGGAGGGCCGCTCGCGGCTGGTCGGCGACGTGGATTTCGAGGCTGCCGCGCAGGTCGCCGGCGCCATCACCCCGGTGCCGGGGGGCGTCGGGCCGATGACCATCGCCTGCCTGCTGGCGAATACGCTGACCGCCTGCTGCCGGGCCAATGGCTGGCCCGAGCCCGAGGGCCTGACCGCCTGAGCGCGCCGCCGGACCGGGGCGCTGCCCCGGACCCCGGGATATTTGCACAAGAAAGAAATCAGGGCCTTTGCCCTTAAGCAAGACAGTGGAGAAACCGATGAACAAGTTCTGCCTGACCGTTGCCTGCGAATCCACGCGCGGCATCGTGGCCGCCATCTCGGGCTTTCTGGCCGAGAATGGCTGCAACATCACCGATTCCAGCCAGTTCGACGACCCGCAGACCGGCAAGTTCTTCATGCGCGTCAGCTTCGTCTCCGAGGAGGGCGTGGGGCTGGAGGAATTGCGCGCCGGGCTGGCCGAGCCGGCCAAGCCCTTCGGCATGGACTATGCCATCCATGACGAGGCCGAGAAGATGAAGGTGGTGATCATGGTCAGCCGCTTCGGGCATTGCCTGAACGACCTTCTGTATCGCTGGCGCATCGGGGCCTTGCCGATCGACATCGTGGCGGTGATCAGCAATCACATGGACTATCAGAAGGTGGTGGTGAACCACGACATCCCCTTCCACTGCATCAAGGTCACCAAGGAGAAAAAGCCGCAGGCCGAGGCGCAGCTGATGGCGGTGGTCGAGGATTCCGGCGCCGAGCTGGTGGTGCTGGCGCGCTACATGCAGGTGCTGTCGGATGCGCTGTGCAAGAAGATGTCGGGGCGGATCATCAACATCCACCATTCCTTCCTGCCGAGCTTCAAGGGCGCCAACCCCTACAAGCAGGCTTTCGAGCGCGGGGTGAAGCTGATCGGCGCGACCAGCCATTACGTGACCGCGGATCTCGACGAGGGCCCGATCATCGAGCAGGACATCATCCGGGTGACGCATGCGCAATCGCCCGAGGACTATGTCAGCCTCGGCCGCGACGTGGAAAGCCAGGTTCTGGCCCGCGCCATCCACGCCCATATCCACCGCCGGGTGTTCCTCAACGGCAACAAGACCGTCGTCTTCCCGGCGTCTCCGGGAAGCTATTCCAGCGAGAGAATGGGCTGACCGCTTCGTCAGGGCCCGCTTATTGCACCCTGTCCCTGACGGGCATGGGGCCTCTGCCAGCCATGCCGGCGCAGCGACTGCCAAGGTCGCCGTGCCGGCATGCGTTTCATTTTCGGATTGAGGGCTGCCCGTCGCCGAAGGGATCGGCTCGGGGATCGTGCCACCGAAGGCGGGACTCATCGGATTGATTCGCCCCTCCTGGCCCTCTCGGATTTTCCCGCCCGCGCAGATCGGGGCTTGCAGTTCTATCGGAGGTCCTTGCTCTTTGCCGGCCCGTAGGCACTGGCCATCATCTGCCCGAAAGATGGCCGCTTCTGCCGGCATTTGTGCAGAAAAATACCCAAAACATTCCTGCTAAGAAAAATAATTGCTTTTTAAGCGATATCCGGGTTGAATGGAATCAACAAGCGAGCGGATGCAAAACCGGTCCGATCAACAACAGGTGGTTCATGGGTCGACGCTCCGTCCGGAGCTTGGCCCCCGCGGATGGGCAGGCTTTCCCCCGTTCATCCGGGCATCGCCAGACGTGCCGCCGGTCAGGCGCTGCGTCTGCCGCAGGATGCCTGCCGCCGGCCGCCTGGTCGGGCCGCTTGCAGCCTCTCGCTGCCACAGATGCCATGGTCCGCCCGGGGCGGATCATGGAACGGATGCCAACGAGGAGGAATTTTCATGACAGCGACCTGGCGTTTTTCGGCTCTGGCGGATCGTCACCGGGCCCTGGGCTCGGCGCTCGAGGACTGGAGCGGGATGGGCACGGCCTGGAGCTACGACAAGGACCAGCTCGAGGAATACATGGCGATCCGCACCAAGGCCGGGGTGATGGACGTCTCGGGCCTGAAGAAGGTGCATGTGATCGGCCCCCATGCCAGCCATGTCATCGACCGCGCCACCACCCGGTCGGTCGAGAAGATCAAGCCCGGACGTTCGACCTATGCCTGCATGCTGAACGACGGCGGCAAGTTCGTCGACGACTGCGTGATCTATCGCATGGGCCCGCACAGCTTCATGGTGGTGCATGGCGCCGGCCAGGGGCACGAGCAGCTGACCATGGCGGCGCTGGGGCGCAATGTCAGCGTGATGTTCGACGACGACCTGCACGACATCTCGCTGCAGGGGCCGCTGGCGGTGGACTATCTGGAGAAGCACGTGCCGGGCATCCGGGACGTGGTCTATTTCAGCCATATCCACACCACGCTGTTCGGCAAGCCGGTGACGATCTCGCGCACCGGCTATACGGGCGAGCGCGGCTACGAGATCTTCTGCCGCCGCCAGGACGCGCCCGAGATCTGGGACACGATCGTGGCCGAGGGCGCGGCGATGGGCATCATCCCGACCCGCTTCACCACGCTGGACCTGCTGCGCGCCGAAAGCTACCTGCTGTTCTTCCCCTATGACAATTCCGAGAAATACCCGTTCGAGGACGAGCCCTGCGGCGACACGCTTTGGGAGCTGGGGCTGGATTTCACCGTCTCGCCCGGCAAGACCGGCTTCCGCGGCGCCGAGGAGCATTACCGGCTGCAGGGCAAGGAACGCTTCAAGATCTACGGCGTCAAGCTGGAGGGCACCGAGGCGGCGGTCGAGGGCGCTCCGATCATCCGGGACGGCAAGGAAGTGGGCGTGGTGACGATCGGCTTCTACAGCCCTTTGAACGGGCACAATATCGGCATTGCGCGGATGCCGGTGGATTGCGCGGTTCCGGGCACGCCGCTGACCATCCGCAATCCCGGCGGCGAGATCGCCGCCACGGCGCAGCCGATGCCCTTCCACGACCCCGAGAAGAAGCGCCGCACCGCCAAGGGCTGAACCGACCCGGGGCGCGCGGGCGGCGCCAGGACCGCCCCGCCCCCCTCCGCGACAGGGAGAACGCCGCCAATGCGAGCCACGGAATTTTCACCTTCGATCCCCAGCCGGCCGGTCTATGGCGGGCTGCGCCCGCACGGGGCGCTGGCCTCGCTGATGCTGGCCGAGGGCACGGGCGGCGAGGCGCTGGCCGCGCTGGCCCGGGCCGACCCCTCGGTCATGCGCCAGGCGCAGCTGTTCTGGATCCCGGCCGGTGCCGGTCCCGAACTGGGGTCGCGGCTGCGGGGGCTGGGGCCGGCCGGCTATGTCGAGGGGCCGAGCTGGGCGGCGCTGCGGCCGCGCTTCGCCCGGGCCCTGGCCGAGGCGCATATGGGCACCCGGCTCTATCTTGCCGGCGGCGAGGGGCTGATCGGCCAGGCCACGGCCGAGGCGCTGGCCGCCGGAATGCCGCTGGAGGCGATCGATGCCGAGCATCGCGGCGGCTTCGCCCGGCGGGTGCAATGCGTGCATTGCAAGGGCATCACCGAGAACGTCGCCACCGACCCGTTCACCTGCGCGCATTGCGGGCTGAACCTGTTCGTGCGCGACCATTACTCGCGCCGCATCGGCGCCTTCCAGGGGGTCTGCGTCGATGCCGAGACCCCGGGCCAGGTGCCCGAGCCGCAGGAGATCAAGCCATGACGTCCCTGATGCTGCGCGTGGCGGCGGCCGAGCCGCTGACGCCGCTGGTCAAGCGCTTCCGCTTCGAACACCCGCAGGGCGCGGCCCTGCCGCTGTTTTCCGGCGGCGCGCATGTGGTGGTCGAGATGCCGGACGGCGACATACTGCGCCGCAACGCCTATTCGCTGATCTCGGACCCGCAGGACGGCTCGGGCTACGAGATCGCGGTGCGGCGCGAGGATGGCGGGCGCGGCGGCTCGCGCTTCATGCATGGCCGGGTGCGGGCGGGCGACCAGCTGCGCGTCTCGCTGCCGCTGAACCTCTTCGCGCTGGACCTGCGGGCCAAGAAGCACGTGCTGATCGCCGGCGGCATCGGCATCACCCCCTTCGTCGCCCAGGTCCGCCAGCTTCTGCGCATGCAGCTGCCCTTCGAGCTGCATTACGCCGCCCGCTCGCGCGCCGAGGCGGCCGGGCTGCACCTGCTGCCGGAGGCGCCGCATATCCACGCCCATATCTCGGAGGAGGGCAACCGCATGGATCTGGGCGCGATCCTGTCGGGCCAGCCCCTGGGCACGCATGTCTATACCTGCGGCCCCGAGGGTCTGATCGGTGCGGTGGCGGAAGCGGGCGCCCGGCTGGGCTGGCCGCAGACCGCGCTGCATTCCGAGGTCTTCCAGGCGCCGCCGCCCGGCCGGCCCTTCGCGGTGGTGCTGGCGCGTTCGGGGCGGACCATCGCGGTCGGCGCGCATCAGAGCCTGCTCGAGGCGCTGGAGGCGGCCGGGGCCGAGATCGACTGGTCCTGCCGGGGCGGCGCCTGCGGGCGCTGCGAGACGCGGGTGCTGTCCTGCCACGGCCGCATCGAGCATCACGACCATTGGCTGTCCGAGGACGAGCGCTCCTCGCAGAGCCGCATCATGCCCTGCGTCTCGCGCTTCCGCGGCGAGACGCTGATCATCGACCGATAGGAGCCCGGCCATGACCATCCGGTTCAACGACGAGACCTTCCGCGACGATTACAGCTTCCGCAACTCGGCCGAAGCCATCCGGCGGTTTCCGTTCCCCTTCGACAAGGACGATTACATGTATTCCGTCAACATGGAGCCGCACGGGACGGGGGGCCGCGCCGGCAGCGTCTTCGAGAAGCGCTTCGACGTGGACGAGCATTACGTGGCCGAGATGCGCGACCGGGCGATCACCCTGGCCGGGGATCCGCTGCGCTGCCAGTCGCTGCCGCATATGGCGCTGGCGGGCTGGGACCTGCTGGAGCTGATCATGCAGTGCAAGGCCGAGGACTACCCCGAACTGTTCCGGCTGCATCGCGACGGCGACCGCTGGCACTGGATCAACCGGCCCTTGGGGATTGAGCAGCGCTTCACCTTCCTCGACCCGACGACGCTGCCCTGCGGGCCGCTGGAATACATCACCCGCCAGGCGCAGGGCGATTTCGCGCTGCTGGACCAGCGCGAGGGCAACCTGTGGATGGATGCCGGCATGGTGACCAGCCAGGCGGACTGGTCGCTGGATTTCGACATCGGCATGAACTTCTTCGAATGGCATGCGCCGGTGCCGAAGGCGGCCGAGCTGGGCATCTTCCAGCGGGCGCTGAAATTCCTGCTGGCGGTGCAGCAGGGCGCGCCGTCGCGGCGGCTGAACTGGACGATGACGGTCAATCCGCGGCTGGACACCAGCCCCGAGAACTATCACCTCTGGGGTCCCGAGAAGCGCACCATCACCCCCGAGAACGTGGGGGCCAGGCAATATCTGCGGGTGGAGCTGCAGAGCTTCTGGCGGCTGCCGCGCTCGAACGCGCTGGCCTTTCCGATCCGCTGCTACCTGATCGCGCTCGAGGATCTGGTGACGGTGCCGAAATGGGCGCGCCGGCTGCACCGGGTGATCCGCGACCTGCCCGACGAGCTGGCCGAGTACAAGGGCTTCGCCGTCAACCGCCAGATCATCACCGACTATCTCGCGCAGTTCGACGACGGGAAGCCGACATCACAGGGGATATTCGCCGACGACTAGGGCCGGGACAACCCGACCGGGCAACAGCCGCCCCCGATGCGGGGCCGAGCCGGCCGGCCATGTGGCCGCCGGAAGGGCATCGTCATGCCGCCGTTCCCCGAATGGCGGGTATTCGAGAAGCACAAGCCGCGTTCCCGCCGGCGGGAGCGGCCGGAACAGAAAAGCCGGCAGGGGAGTCTTGCAATGACATATACGACCACAACGGCGGAGACGCCGCAAGAGAACGGCCATATGGTCCGTTCGCTCAGCTGGACGGGCGCATTCTGGATCGCCGCGGGCGTGCCGCCGCTGGTGCTGTTCTCGCTGGGCGGCATCGCCGGGACGACCGGCAAGGTCGCCTTCGTCGTCTGGATCGTCTCGATGATGATGGGCTTCGTGCAGTCCTTCACCTATGCCGAGATGGCGGGCATGTTCGGCAACAAGTCCGGCGGCGCCTCGGTCTACGGCGCCATGGCTTGGCTGCGCTATGCCAAGCCGGTGGCGCCGCTGTCGATCTGGTGCAACTGGTTCGCCTGGTCGCCGGTCCTGTCGCTGGGTTGCGCCATCGCGGCGGGCTATATCCTGAACGCGCTGTTCCCGGTGCCGCTGGCCAGCTCGCAGCCGGTGCTGGACTGGGTCGCCGCCCATGCCGGCGCGATCACCGCCGACAACCCGCGCGTGGCCGAATACCTGGCCGCCCATCCCGGCCTTGGCAGCGCCGAGGCGATCCGGGCGCTGCTGACCAGCGACGCGGTGGCGGCGCTGACCCCGGCGATCCGCAGCTGGACGGCCTTCAACCTGGAAATTCCGGGCCTGTTCACGCTTTACTTCAACACCACCTTCGTCATCGGCGCGCTGCTGATGCTGATCCTGATCGCGATCCAGTATCGCGGCGTCGCCTCGACCGCGACGGCGCAGAAATGGATGGCGATCATCGTGCTGGTGCCGCTGATGCTGGTCGGGCTGGTGCCGATCTTCACCGGCTCGATCGACTATGCCAACATCACCAACATCCTGCCACCGGCGAGCGCCTATTCGGCCGAGCCGGGCAGCTGGAACCTGGGCGGCTGGACGCTGGTTCTGGGCGGGCTTTATATCGCGGCCTGGTCCACCTATGCCTTCGAGACCGCGGTCTGTTACACGCGCGAGCTGAAGGACCCCAAGCGCGACACCTTCCGCGCGATCTTCTTCACCGGCCTGCTCTGCATGGCGTTCTTCTGCCTGATTCCGTTCTCGTTTCAGGGGGTTCTGGGCATCGAGGGGATGCTGGCGCCCGAGATCGTCGACGGCACCGGCATCGCCCAGGCCCTGGGCGGCATGATCGGCGCCGGGCCGGTGGTGGCGCAGCTGTTCACCGTCCTGATGCTGCTGGCGCTGTTCATGGCGATCATGACGGCCTGCGCCGGCTCGGCCCGGACGCTCTACCAGGGGTCGCGCGACGGCTTGCTGCCGAAATATCTGGGCCATGTGAACGAGCAGGGCGCCCCGGTCAACGCGATGTGGACGAATTTCGTGGTGAACCTGTTCCTGCTGGCGCTGGCCTCGGATGCAAACGGCTATTTCTACGTGCTGGCCATCTCGAACGTGGGCTATCTGACCTTCAACTTCCTGAACCTCAATGCCGGCTGGATCCACCGCATCGACTCGCCGCATCTGGAGCGGCCCTGGCGCGCGCCGACCTGGCTGATCGGGCTGAACACCCTGCTGGCTTTCGTCAACGCGCTGTTCCTGGGCGCGGGCGCCAAGGTCTGGGGCTATTCCAACGCGCTGGTCTCGGGCGCGATCTTCGCGGCGCTGATCGTGCCGATCTTCCTGTGGCGCCACTATGTCACCGACAAGGGTCGCTTCCCGGCCGAGGCGCTGGAGGATCTGGGCCTGGCCAATGATGCGACCAGCTTCGGCCCGAGGCGCGCGGGCATCCTGCCCTATCTGGCGCTGGCGGGGGGGCTGGCCGTGGTCGTGGTGGCGAATATGGTCTTCCAGCTGCCGGGCTGAAGCCGGATCCCTGAAACGCGACGGCCGCCCCAAGGGACGGCCGTTTGCGTTTGCGTTGCGGGCGGATGGGTCAGGCCAGCAGCAGCACCTGGACATCGGCGACATTCGTGCCGGTCGCGCCGGTCAGCAGCAGATCGCCCGCCGCCTTCAGCGCCGCGTGGCTGTCGTTGTTGGCCAGCAGCGCCGTGCCGTCGCGGCCGGCGGCGCGGATGCGGTCGGCGGTGCTGGCGTCCACGATGCCGCCCGCCGCATCGGTCGGGCCGTCGCGGCCGTCGGTGCCGCCGCTGAGAAAGACCCAGTGCCCCGGCCAGTCCCCGCCCATCAGGGCGATGCGCAGCGCCAGTTCCTGGTTGCGCCCGCCCTTGCCGGTGCCGCGCAGCGTGACGGTGGTCTCGCCGCCGAAGATCAGCGCCTCGGGCCGGTCGCGTCGGCTGCCGGCCGCCTCGGCGATGCGGGCGGCGGCCTCGGCCACGTCGCCGGTCAGCCGGTCACTGACGATCCGGCCCGCCCAGCCCTCGGGCACGGCGGCAAGCATGGCGGCAAGCGAGATCTCATTGCTGCCGATCAGGTGGTTCTCGGCCTCGGGCAGCGGGGCAGGGGATGCGCCGGTTTCCAGCAACTCGCGCATCTTCGGCGGTAGCTTCTCCAGCAGCCCCCGCCCGGCCAGCAGCTCCAGCGCCTCGCGCGGGCTGCCGAGCGGCGCCACGGTCGGGCCGCTGGCGATGGCGCCCAGCTCGTTGCCGATGACGTCGGACAGGATCAGTGCCGTCACCGGGGCGGGGGCGGCATGGCGCAGGAGGCCGCCGCCCTTCAGGTCGGAAAGCTGCTGGCGGATCAGGTTGACCTGGCCGATCTCCAGCCCGCTGGCCAAGAGCAGCCGGTTCACCTGCTGCTTGTCGGCCAGGGTCAGCGGCGGCCGCGGCGCCGGAACCAGCGCCGAGCCGCCGCCCGAGATCAGCGCGATCACCCGGTCCTGCGGCCCCGCCCGGTGCAGCAGCGCGATGATCTCCTGCCCGGCAGCCAGCCCGGCCTCGTCGGGTTCGGGATGGCCGGCGGTCAGGACACGGGCGCCGGGAATGTCCCGGCCATTGCCGTCATGCGTCACCGCCAGCGCCGTCATCGGGCCGGGGACATGGGCCATCGCCTCGGCCAGCATGGCGGGCGCGGCCTTGCCGATGGCGATCAGGATGGTCTGCCCCCCCGCCGCGGGTGCGGCAGGGGGGTGGTCGTGGAAATGCCGGCGCACGGCGAGGGCAGGATCGGCCGCGCGCACGGCGGCGTCATAGAGCTTCCGCGCCAGGGCCCGCATATCGGCGATCCTTGCCGTCATGCCGCGATCTGGCGGGCTTTCTGGACCAGCACCTCGGCCTGGCGGATCGAGGCATAGTCGATCAGCCGGCCGTCCAGCGAGACGGCGCCCTTGCCCTCGGCCTCGGCCTTGGCCATGGCGTCGAGGATCTTCTGCGCGCGCTCGACCTCGGCGGCCGAGGGGCTCATCACCTCGTTGGCCAGCGCGATCTGGCTGGGATGGATGGCCCATTTCCCCTCGCAGCCCAGCACCGTGGCGCGATAGGCGGCGGCCTTGTAGCCCTCGGGGTCCGAGAAATCGCCGAAGGGCCCGTCGATCGGCCGCAAGCCGTTGGCGCGCGCCGCGACGACCATGCGCGACAGCGCATAATGCCACATGTCGCCCCAATGGACGTGGCGGCCGCCTTCGGCATCGGCATCGGTCAGCACCGAATAATGCTCGTTCACGCCGCCGATCACGGTGGTGCGGGCGCGGGTCGAGGCGGCATAGTCGGCGACGCCGAAATGCAGGCTTTCATTACGCTTGGACGCCGCGGCGATCTCGTTGATGTTCTGCATTCCCAGCGCGGTCTCGATGATATGCTCGAAACCGATGCGCTTCTTCAGGCCCTTCGCGTCCTCGATCTGCGTGACCAGCATGTCGACGGCATAGACGTCGGCGGCGGTGCCGACCTTGGGGATCATGATCAGGTCCAGCCGCTCGCCGGCCTGTTCGACCACGTCCACGACGTCGCGATACATGTAATGCGTGTCGAGCCCGTTGATTCGGATCGACATGGTCTTCTTGCCCCAGTCGATCTCGTTCAGGGCCTTGATGATGTTCTTGCGGGCCTGCGGCTTCTCGTCCGGCGCGACCGCGTCCTCGAGGTCGAGGAAGATCACGTCGACGTCGGAATCCGCCGCTTTTTGAAACATTTGCGGCTGGCTGCCGGGCACGGCCAGCTCGCTGCGGTTCAGGCGGGCGGGGGCTTGTTCGATGGGGTGGAAGCTCATGGCGGAACGCTCCTGCGACATGTGGGGGAATGCGACAAGAGAAGGCAGATTGGTATTTCCAGTCAAGAAATAAAATTTCTCATCGGTTCCGATCTGCCACAGATTCAGTCGCTCCCCCTGCCGGGCGGGGGGCCGTGGCGGCTGGAATAATAGAAGGCGATGGCCTGGGCGCGGCTGCGCACCGAGAGCTTTTCGTAGAGGTTCGAGAGGTGGAACTTGACCGTGTTGCCCGAGATGCCCAGCTCGCGCGACAGCTCGCGATTGGTCAGGCCCTTGGACAGCGCCTCAAGCATGTCCATCTCGCGCGGGGACAGCGATTGCAGCGGATTTCGTTGCAGCGCGCGCACGTCCAGATAGGGAAAGACCATCTTGCCCGCGGCCACGGCCATGCAGGTGTCCAGCAGCGTCTCGGCCGGGTCGCTGCGGGCGACGAAACCGGCGGCGCCCGCCCCCAGCGCGCCCAGATGCGCCTCGCTGGCCTGGTCGCCATAGACCACGATGCGCGGCGCCCCCTCCTGCTCGCGCAGCTGTTCCAGCAGCTTGGCGCCGCCCATGGCGGGCAGGCTCCAGTCGATGATTCCGACCTGGGCGGGGATCCGCATCACGGTGGCCAGGAATCCCTCGGCCGTGGCCGAGGTGGCCAGCAGCGAAAACCGCGTGTCGCGCTGAAAAACCTCGGACATGGCGGACAGCACCAGCGGATTGCTGTCGCCCAGCATGATCGTAACCGCCTTTTCCACGCTGCTGACGGTGCGCATCAGCCAGCCCCACGCGTGTAAAAGGCGGAAAAGCCTGGGAAATTTTTCGGCATCTTGTCCTCCCACTCCTTTGGGTAGGTAGATGACCACCCAAAGGGATACCGAAAAGCAGCATAATCTTACGTTGCGGCATCTGTCGAGAGGAGTTTTCTTACAGTTA
It includes:
- a CDS encoding sarcosine oxidase subunit gamma; translation: MTDLVPITALGARAPARHAFGALTITENAGLALASLALRRDAAQPAPLGLALPGPGAWQVGQGVAAFWTGPGQWMIEAEERAAEDFAAALAAEAPGCSVTEQTDGWTAFEIASDRGAAPIRALLEKLVNIDAAAFGPGSATRTGLHHMSVFLIRRAEDRLAVIGMRSLAGALWHALGETAGRLKGERT
- the folD gene encoding bifunctional methylenetetrahydrofolate dehydrogenase/methenyltetrahydrofolate cyclohydrolase FolD, translating into MAARNGGAIIDGKAFAAGVRARVAGHVGRLQAAHGVVPGLAVVLVGEDPASQVYVRNKGIQTREAGMASFEHKLPAETAQEDLLALIERLNADPAVHGILVQLPLPAHMDADAVINAIDPAKDVDGFHISNVGLLGTGQKSMVPCTPLGCLMLLRDRLGDLSGLNAVVVGRSNIVGKPMAQLLLGDSCTVTIAHSRTKDLAGLCRTADILVAAVGRPRMIRGDWIRPGATVIDVGINRIAEEGRSRLVGDVDFEAAAQVAGAITPVPGGVGPMTIACLLANTLTACCRANGWPEPEGLTA
- the purU gene encoding formyltetrahydrofolate deformylase, translated to MNKFCLTVACESTRGIVAAISGFLAENGCNITDSSQFDDPQTGKFFMRVSFVSEEGVGLEELRAGLAEPAKPFGMDYAIHDEAEKMKVVIMVSRFGHCLNDLLYRWRIGALPIDIVAVISNHMDYQKVVVNHDIPFHCIKVTKEKKPQAEAQLMAVVEDSGAELVVLARYMQVLSDALCKKMSGRIINIHHSFLPSFKGANPYKQAFERGVKLIGATSHYVTADLDEGPIIEQDIIRVTHAQSPEDYVSLGRDVESQVLARAIHAHIHRRVFLNGNKTVVFPASPGSYSSERMG
- a CDS encoding aminomethyltransferase family protein, whose translation is MTATWRFSALADRHRALGSALEDWSGMGTAWSYDKDQLEEYMAIRTKAGVMDVSGLKKVHVIGPHASHVIDRATTRSVEKIKPGRSTYACMLNDGGKFVDDCVIYRMGPHSFMVVHGAGQGHEQLTMAALGRNVSVMFDDDLHDISLQGPLAVDYLEKHVPGIRDVVYFSHIHTTLFGKPVTISRTGYTGERGYEIFCRRQDAPEIWDTIVAEGAAMGIIPTRFTTLDLLRAESYLLFFPYDNSEKYPFEDEPCGDTLWELGLDFTVSPGKTGFRGAEEHYRLQGKERFKIYGVKLEGTEAAVEGAPIIRDGKEVGVVTIGFYSPLNGHNIGIARMPVDCAVPGTPLTIRNPGGEIAATAQPMPFHDPEKKRRTAKG
- a CDS encoding dimethylamine monooxygenase subunit DmmA family protein; the protein is MRATEFSPSIPSRPVYGGLRPHGALASLMLAEGTGGEALAALARADPSVMRQAQLFWIPAGAGPELGSRLRGLGPAGYVEGPSWAALRPRFARALAEAHMGTRLYLAGGEGLIGQATAEALAAGMPLEAIDAEHRGGFARRVQCVHCKGITENVATDPFTCAHCGLNLFVRDHYSRRIGAFQGVCVDAETPGQVPEPQEIKP
- a CDS encoding PDR/VanB family oxidoreductase, translating into MTSLMLRVAAAEPLTPLVKRFRFEHPQGAALPLFSGGAHVVVEMPDGDILRRNAYSLISDPQDGSGYEIAVRREDGGRGGSRFMHGRVRAGDQLRVSLPLNLFALDLRAKKHVLIAGGIGITPFVAQVRQLLRMQLPFELHYAARSRAEAAGLHLLPEAPHIHAHISEEGNRMDLGAILSGQPLGTHVYTCGPEGLIGAVAEAGARLGWPQTALHSEVFQAPPPGRPFAVVLARSGRTIAVGAHQSLLEALEAAGAEIDWSCRGGACGRCETRVLSCHGRIEHHDHWLSEDERSSQSRIMPCVSRFRGETLIIDR
- a CDS encoding DUF3445 domain-containing protein → MTIRFNDETFRDDYSFRNSAEAIRRFPFPFDKDDYMYSVNMEPHGTGGRAGSVFEKRFDVDEHYVAEMRDRAITLAGDPLRCQSLPHMALAGWDLLELIMQCKAEDYPELFRLHRDGDRWHWINRPLGIEQRFTFLDPTTLPCGPLEYITRQAQGDFALLDQREGNLWMDAGMVTSQADWSLDFDIGMNFFEWHAPVPKAAELGIFQRALKFLLAVQQGAPSRRLNWTMTVNPRLDTSPENYHLWGPEKRTITPENVGARQYLRVELQSFWRLPRSNALAFPIRCYLIALEDLVTVPKWARRLHRVIRDLPDELAEYKGFAVNRQIITDYLAQFDDGKPTSQGIFADD
- a CDS encoding APC family permease; translated protein: MTYTTTTAETPQENGHMVRSLSWTGAFWIAAGVPPLVLFSLGGIAGTTGKVAFVVWIVSMMMGFVQSFTYAEMAGMFGNKSGGASVYGAMAWLRYAKPVAPLSIWCNWFAWSPVLSLGCAIAAGYILNALFPVPLASSQPVLDWVAAHAGAITADNPRVAEYLAAHPGLGSAEAIRALLTSDAVAALTPAIRSWTAFNLEIPGLFTLYFNTTFVIGALLMLILIAIQYRGVASTATAQKWMAIIVLVPLMLVGLVPIFTGSIDYANITNILPPASAYSAEPGSWNLGGWTLVLGGLYIAAWSTYAFETAVCYTRELKDPKRDTFRAIFFTGLLCMAFFCLIPFSFQGVLGIEGMLAPEIVDGTGIAQALGGMIGAGPVVAQLFTVLMLLALFMAIMTACAGSARTLYQGSRDGLLPKYLGHVNEQGAPVNAMWTNFVVNLFLLALASDANGYFYVLAISNVGYLTFNFLNLNAGWIHRIDSPHLERPWRAPTWLIGLNTLLAFVNALFLGAGAKVWGYSNALVSGAIFAALIVPIFLWRHYVTDKGRFPAEALEDLGLANDATSFGPRRAGILPYLALAGGLAVVVVANMVFQLPG
- a CDS encoding glycerate kinase yields the protein MRALARKLYDAAVRAADPALAVRRHFHDHPPAAPAAGGQTILIAIGKAAPAMLAEAMAHVPGPMTALAVTHDGNGRDIPGARVLTAGHPEPDEAGLAAGQEIIALLHRAGPQDRVIALISGGGSALVPAPRPPLTLADKQQVNRLLLASGLEIGQVNLIRQQLSDLKGGGLLRHAAPAPVTALILSDVIGNELGAIASGPTVAPLGSPREALELLAGRGLLEKLPPKMRELLETGASPAPLPEAENHLIGSNEISLAAMLAAVPEGWAGRIVSDRLTGDVAEAAARIAEAAGSRRDRPEALIFGGETTVTLRGTGKGGRNQELALRIALMGGDWPGHWVFLSGGTDGRDGPTDAAGGIVDASTADRIRAAGRDGTALLANNDSHAALKAAGDLLLTGATGTNVADVQVLLLA